The Apium graveolens cultivar Ventura chromosome 6, ASM990537v1, whole genome shotgun sequence genome contains a region encoding:
- the LOC141668172 gene encoding uncharacterized protein LOC141668172, with protein sequence MKNNKLPPGLVSNLQQVLSNRKGTETEPQESNVETNEDDGSGKPIVFVTNADGIDSPGLRFLVQALLQQGLYNVCVCAPHSDKSHSGHSLTVGESVAVYSSEIEGATAYEVSGTPGDCVSLAFSGALFSWSKPLLVISGVHMGSSCGHDIFHSGAVASAREALISGVPSMSISLNWKRGESQESDLKDAVSVCLPLITTAISDIEKGDFPKCCLLNIDVPTSPLKNKGFKSTIKSLWRSAPTWLAVSASRQPSAARFMSNQQSLGMQLAQLSRDASAAGAARRSTSQQKNVEVDSVGVSKKSDSNRTVKYFIQELAGKDLEDANEELDFRALENGYVAVTPISLSPSTDADTQRAVSNWIANAIQEPQ encoded by the exons ATGAAAAACAACAAATTGCCACCTGGGCTAGTGTCAAATCTCCAACAAGTTCTTTCAaacagaaaaggaactgaaactGAACCACAAGAATCTAATGTTGAAACCAACGAGGATGATGGTTCAGGAAAGCCCATTGTGTTTGTTACTAATGCTGATGGTATTGATTCCCCTGGTCTTAGATTTCTTGTTCAGGCCCTGCTTCAACAAGGCCTTTATAATGTCTGCGTTTGCGCCCCTCACTC GGACAAATCTCACTCTGGACATTCGTTGACGGTGGGAGAATCGGTTGCTGTTTATTCATCTGAAATTGAGGGTGCAACTGCTTATGAAGTTTCTG GGACTCCTGGGGATTGTGTCTCACTAGCATTTTCTGGCGCACTGTTTTCTTGGTCTAAGCCCCTTCTG GTAATTAGCGGAGTCCATATGGGTTCAAGTTGCGGGCATGATAT TTTTCATTCAGGGGCAGTAGCTAGTGCCAGGGAAGCATTAATTAGTGGTGTACCATCTATGTCTATTTCACTGAACTG GAAAAGAGGTGAAAGCCAAGAAAGTGATCTTAAGGATGCAGTGTCTGTCTGTTTGCCACTAATAACTACAGCTATAAGTGACATAGAGAAAGGAGATTTCCCAAAATGTTGCTTGCTGAACATAGATGTTCCCACTTCACCTTTAAAAAACAAG GGATTCAAATCGACCATCAAAAGTCTGTGGAGGTCTGCACCTACCTGGCTAGCTGTATCAGCTAGCAGGCAGCCGTCTGCTGCACGCTTCATGTCTAACCAACAAAGTCTTGGCATGCAGCTTGCACAGCTCAGCCGAGATGCCTCTGCTGCT GGTGCAGCTCGGCGCTCGACCAGTCAGCAAAAGAATGTGGAGGTTGATTCTGTCGGAGTTTCAAAGAAATCTGACTCTAACCGGACTGTGAAGTACTTCATACAAGAA CTTGCGGGCAAGGATCTTGAAGATGCAAATGAGGAGCTGGATTTCAGAGCGCTTGAAAATGGATAT GTTGCAGTCACTCCAATATCCCTTTCTCCATCTACTGATGCAGACACCCAAAGAGCTGTTTCTAATTGGATCGCTAATGCTATTCAAGAACCTCAATAG
- the LOC141667325 gene encoding glyoxylate/succinic semialdehyde reductase 2, chloroplastic, producing MSASWVSLSSKLLCSPQNTITCSAAAITMSSSFCPSLPTNFKSTPFFSFPRIQSFSSLISASATKDEIPARLGFLGLGIMGSPMAQNLIKSGCDVTVWNRTKSKCDPLIALGAKYMSSPEEVAASCDITFAMLADPESAVDVACGKNGAANGMSAGKGYVDVSTVDVTTSKLICGNIKSTGALFLEAPVSGSKKPAEDGQLIFLTAGDKLLYDTVSPFLDIMGKSRFYLGDIGNGAAMKLVVNMIMGSMMASFSEGLLLSEKVGLDPSVLVEVVSQGAISAPMFSMKGPSMVQSKYPTAFPLKHQQKDLRLALGLAESVSQPTPIAAATNELYKVAKSHGLSDHDFSAVIEALKAKLQTQT from the exons ATGTCTGCAAGCTGGGTAAGCTTGTCTTCTAAGTTGTTGTGTTCACCACAAAACACAATAACTTGTTCAGCTGCTGCCATTACAATGTCTTCAAGCTTCTGCCCTTCTCTACCCACCAACTTTAAGTCCACACCCTTCTTTTCTTTCCCCAGAATTCAATCTTTTTCctctctaatttcagcttctgCTACCAAAG ATGAAATTCCGGCACGTCTTGGGTTTTTGGGTCTTGGCATCATGGGTTCTCCAATGGCACAAAATCTCATAAAATCGGG ATGCGATGTGACTGTTTGGAATAGGACAAAGAGCAAATGTGATCCTCTAATCGCCTTGGGTGCCAA ATATATGTCTTCACCAGAGGAAGTGGCTGCGTCTTGTGATATCACGTTTGCCATGCTTGCTGATCCTGAAAGTGCA GTGGATGTTGCTTGTGGGAAGAATGGGGCTGCAAATGGAATGAGTGCAGGAAAAGG ATACGTCGACGTCTCGACAGTTGATGTTACTACTTCTAAATTGATTTGTGGAAATATCAAATCCACCGGGGCCCTATTTTTGGAG GCCCCTGTTTCAGGCTCTAAAAAGCCCGCAGAAGACGGGCAGTTGATATTCTTAACTGCAG GTGATAAATTATTATACGACACAGTTTCTCCATTTCTAGACATCATGGGAAAG TCACGATTTTATCTTGGGGATATTGGAAATGGAGCTGCAATGAAACTTGTTGTCAATATGATCATGGGAAG TATGATGGCCTCTTTTTCTGAAGGATTGCTTCTCAGCGAGAAAGTAGGCCTAGACCCGAGTGTTCTGGTGGAG GTAGTATCACAGGGTGCAATCAGTGCCCCAATGTTCTCCATGAAAGGTCCTTCTATGGTCCAATCCAAGTATCCCACAGCATTTCCCTTAAAGCATCAGCAGAAG GATCTAAGGCTTGCTCTAGGTTTAGCTGAGTCAGTTTCGCAACCTACTCCCATTGCAGCAGCCACAAATGAACTTTACAAGGTAGCGAAATCACACGGCCTAAGCGACCATGATTTTTCTGCAGTAATAGAAGCACTGAAGGCCAAATTGCAGACTCAAACATAA